One window of the Megalops cyprinoides isolate fMegCyp1 chromosome 2, fMegCyp1.pri, whole genome shotgun sequence genome contains the following:
- the rmdn1 gene encoding regulator of microtubule dynamics protein 1 has translation MAGVTTRSIARSLLPASKYVRTKGFARQHWTVRKKPVLTVGRTTFLVSLPALTYLGNEAYKRVQSSTVVYALDKAQEDLEQADYLYSCGETEKLYQLLVQYKNSDDAEFLWRLARASRDMALLPHISVPEKKRLTYEAFEYAKWALERNEACFAAHKWYAVCLSDVGEYEGVKVKIGNSYIIKEHLERAIELNPKDATSIHILGYWCYAFAELAWYQRKVAAMIFASPPTATYEEALEFFLKAEEVDPNFYSKNLLMLGKTYMMLKDQDKAVLWLSKARDYHAHTAEDKEVHKEALDLLKKLHA, from the exons ATGGCAGGGGTTACAACACGGTCCATCGCTCGCTCCCTGCTGCCCGCTAGCAAGTACGTCAGGACCAAGGGATTCGCCAGACAGCACTGGACCGTCCGCAAGAAGCCCGTTCTTACA GTTGGAAGAACTACATTCCTGGTCTCTCTGCCGGCCTTGACTTACCTGGGAAACGAGGCCTACAAGAGAGTGCAGAGTAGCACTGTGGTTTATGCCCTGGACAAAG CCCAGGAAGACTTGGAGCAGGCGGACTACCTGTACAgctgtggagagacagagaaactcTACCAGCTCCTAGTGCAGTACAAGAACAG tGATGATGCGGAGTTCCTGTGGCGTCTGGCCCGGGCGTCCCGGGACATGGCCCTGCTCCCCCATATCTCCGTACCTGAAAAAAAGCGCCTGACCTACGAGGCCTTTGAGTACGCCAAATGGGCCCTGGAGAGGAACGAGGCCTGCTTCGCTGCGCACAAG TGGTATGCTGTCTGCCTTAGTGATGTAGGAGAATATGAAGGAGTCAAAGTAAAAATTGGGAATTCCTACATTATTAAAGAACATTTAGAG AGAGCGATTGAGCTGAACCCAAAAGATGCAACATCCATCCACATCTTGGGCTATTG GTGTTACGCCTTTGCCGAGCTGGCGTGGTATCAGCGCAAAGTTGCCGCCATGATCTTCGCCTCCCCTCCCACTGCGACCTATGAAGAG GCCTTGGAGTTCTTCCTGAAGGCAGAGGAAG TGGATCCAAACTTCTACAGCAAGAACCTCCTGATGTTGGGGAAGACCTACATGATGCTGAAGGACCAGGACAAAGCTGTTCTCTGGCTGAGCAAAGCCCGGGACTACCACGCCCACACCGCAGAGGACAAAGAG GTTCACAAGGAAGCCCTGGATcttctgaagaaactgcacGCATGA